One genomic window of Corynebacterium sp. sy039 includes the following:
- a CDS encoding type B 50S ribosomal protein L31 produces the protein MKKDIHPDYHPVVFRDAGTGYQFLTRSTATSKRTVEWEDGNEYPLIVVDVTSESHPFWSGAQRVMDTAGRVEKFQRRFGGMARRKKKTQA, from the coding sequence ATGAAAAAGGACATTCATCCTGACTACCATCCAGTAGTCTTCCGTGATGCAGGTACTGGTTATCAGTTCCTCACCCGTTCTACTGCTACCTCTAAGCGTACTGTTGAGTGGGAAGACGGCAATGAGTACCCATTGATCGTTGTTGATGTTACAAGCGAGTCTCATCCATTCTGGTCTGGTGCACAGCGTGTTATGGATACCGCTGGTCGCGTTGAGAAGTTCCAGCGTCGTTTCGGTGGCATGGCTCGTCGCAAGAAGAAGACACAGGCTTAA
- the rpmF gene encoding 50S ribosomal protein L32 has protein sequence MAVPKRRMSRANTHARRSQWKADNPALQEVTIDGQTVRIPRRLVKAARLGLVEVEQF, from the coding sequence ATGGCAGTACCAAAGCGTCGTATGTCCCGTGCAAACACTCATGCTCGTCGTTCACAGTGGAAAGCAGATAACCCTGCTTTGCAAGAAGTGACTATCGACGGTCAGACTGTGCGCATTCCACGTCGTCTTGTTAAAGCAGCTCGCCTTGGTCTTGTAGAGGTTGAGCAGTTCTAA
- a CDS encoding response regulator transcription factor — MKIVVVDDEQAVRESLRRSLAFNGYDVFLAEDGQEALSVIEKEQPGLVILDVMMPRMDGLEVCRTLRSRGNDRPILMLTARDGVADRVAGLDAGADDYLPKPFALEELLARVRSLLRRAAADSLDTPAEEFHFKGLYLNTATREVRREGRSIDLTRTEFALLQLLLENPETVLSRAKILEEVWGYDFSATGNALEVYIGYLRKKTEAKDEPRLIHTVRGVGYVLRDMRDTVS, encoded by the coding sequence ATGAAAATTGTTGTAGTAGATGATGAACAGGCAGTGCGTGAATCACTGAGACGTTCTTTAGCTTTTAACGGCTATGATGTCTTTCTTGCCGAAGATGGGCAAGAGGCACTCAGCGTGATCGAAAAAGAGCAACCAGGTCTTGTTATTCTTGACGTGATGATGCCTCGCATGGATGGGCTGGAAGTATGTCGTACTCTACGCAGCAGAGGCAATGATCGTCCGATTCTTATGCTCACAGCGCGTGATGGCGTTGCTGATAGAGTTGCAGGATTAGATGCTGGGGCAGATGATTATCTGCCTAAGCCTTTTGCTCTGGAAGAATTACTTGCTCGTGTACGCTCGCTTTTGCGTCGTGCAGCAGCAGATTCTTTGGACACACCTGCTGAAGAATTTCACTTTAAGGGCTTATATCTCAATACGGCGACTAGGGAAGTTCGTCGAGAAGGCCGTAGCATTGATTTGACCCGCACTGAGTTTGCATTGTTGCAGCTTCTCCTTGAAAATCCGGAAACAGTGCTGTCTCGGGCAAAAATTTTAGAAGAAGTATGGGGATACGACTTTTCTGCCACTGGGAATGCACTCGAGGTTTATATTGGTTATCTGCGCAAAAAAACAGAAGCTAAAGATGAACCACGTTTGATTCATACTGTGCGCGGTGTGGGATACGTCCTGAGGGATATGAGAGACACTGTATCGTGA
- a CDS encoding HAMP domain-containing sensor histidine kinase, with product MILRRPAHHVAFPGGKLGDALSVKDKAFDNRGSLRWRITVLTAAMVAVVVGGMTVVAYWTISAALKDSVDKDLEQSAQALLQQTIDPYLYANVQDKIDVFREYNSDIRVSIIMPGSNFAVGDDIPQLSEKNRTDKGYLVATVNGERVLSQTNATGATVIIARDMSSTNQLITLLGFSLLIVGLVGVFFAIIIGRIVATSGLRPVRRLHMAVNRVRKTDELTPIEVVGNDELAMLTHSFNDMLHALEQSRRRQAELVANAGHELKTPLTSMRTNIELLMMMQRSGSAQHMSAEDRAAIEHDVMAQMEELSTLIGDLVDLARDDAPPTVLEEVEMSRVIDRALDRVRRRRPDIEFTVNTIKWYLDGDSHGLERAILNLMDNAAKWSPQDGCVRIAMTPVSAHSVEITVSDSGPGIPVEDREKVFERFFRSVQARSTPGSGLGLAIVKQAILRHGGTISAMESEDGGTKMSVILPGAQTAAQLEKISQAKR from the coding sequence GTGATACTCCGACGCCCAGCACACCATGTGGCTTTCCCCGGCGGGAAGCTAGGAGATGCTTTATCTGTCAAAGATAAAGCCTTTGATAATCGTGGTTCGCTGCGTTGGCGTATTACAGTGCTCACTGCTGCTATGGTGGCAGTGGTTGTTGGTGGTATGACTGTTGTCGCCTATTGGACTATTTCAGCAGCTCTGAAAGATTCGGTGGATAAGGATCTTGAGCAAAGCGCGCAGGCACTATTACAGCAGACAATTGATCCTTATCTATATGCCAATGTGCAAGATAAAATAGATGTTTTCCGCGAATATAATTCCGATATTCGCGTTTCAATCATCATGCCTGGTTCTAACTTTGCTGTTGGCGACGATATTCCACAGTTATCTGAGAAAAACAGAACTGATAAAGGATATTTAGTCGCCACTGTTAATGGTGAACGTGTGTTATCACAGACAAATGCTACCGGTGCTACAGTCATTATTGCGCGTGATATGTCAAGTACAAATCAACTCATTACCTTATTAGGTTTTTCATTACTGATCGTTGGTTTAGTTGGGGTTTTCTTTGCGATTATCATCGGTAGAATCGTTGCTACTTCTGGTTTACGTCCAGTGCGTAGATTACATATGGCGGTTAATCGAGTGCGCAAGACAGATGAGCTAACTCCTATCGAAGTGGTGGGAAACGACGAGCTCGCCATGCTTACCCATAGTTTTAATGATATGTTGCATGCTTTAGAGCAGTCACGACGTCGACAAGCTGAATTGGTAGCAAATGCAGGCCATGAACTCAAAACTCCCTTGACCTCTATGCGAACCAATATCGAGCTGTTGATGATGATGCAACGCTCAGGTAGCGCACAGCATATGAGCGCAGAAGATAGAGCTGCAATTGAACATGACGTGATGGCGCAGATGGAAGAATTATCTACGCTTATTGGCGATCTCGTAGATCTTGCGCGTGATGATGCACCGCCAACAGTGTTGGAAGAAGTGGAAATGTCACGTGTGATTGATCGTGCATTGGATAGAGTACGCAGACGCCGACCAGACATCGAGTTCACTGTGAATACCATTAAATGGTATCTAGACGGTGATTCTCATGGTCTAGAGCGTGCAATCCTCAACCTCATGGATAATGCTGCAAAATGGTCACCACAGGATGGTTGTGTTCGTATTGCTATGACACCAGTGTCTGCGCACAGTGTGGAGATTACGGTATCTGATTCTGGGCCAGGCATCCCAGTGGAAGACAGAGAAAAAGTATTCGAGCGTTTTTTCCGTTCTGTTCAAGCACGTTCGACGCCAGGCTCAGGGTTGGGGTTGGCAATTGTGAAGCAGGCGATTCTACGGCATGGGGGCACAATTAGTGCAATGGAATCAGAAGACGGCGGAACGAAGATGAGCGTTATCCTGCCGGGGGCACAGACTGCAGCTCAATTGGAGAAAATAAGTCAAGCAAAGCGTTAA
- a CDS encoding S1C family serine protease, with protein MNENNSPFFSGHNTNDTNTAAQNGNAHPTSTTSPNAQGNIGAEETQSFSTYPGAHTTSSFQPPQAGQATQSSQNPTTSFYTTRSSWYDNQHAQQFSQTPAMASEPKKKRSVGLTTALALSLVAAISAGTITGVYVAHNTQSSDDHSNVVANLKQSSDTKDAKQVSANATPGSVEAVSAKVLPSVVSIRVTTQNQMGEGSGSIISEDGYVLTNNHVIDAAKNTQAKITVSLNDGTEYDAELVAGDPNTDVAVIKMKDASGLPTISFGDSDSVAVGQEVVAVGSPLGLSATVTSGIVSALNRPVRAGGTETGQSSLIDAIQTDAAINMGNSGGPLVDMNGNIIGMNSVIASTSTASNEAGSIGIGFAIPANFARRVATQLIETGQATQPMIGIQVLPNSPVAGAVIAEVSSGGPGEKAKLKAGEIITAMNGKRIDSADALIAAVRSSDFGEKITLTVADEQGNNPRDVELTLTSE; from the coding sequence ATGAACGAAAATAATTCTCCTTTTTTCTCAGGGCACAATACCAATGACACTAATACTGCTGCCCAAAATGGTAATGCTCATCCAACATCCACTACATCACCAAATGCACAAGGAAACATAGGTGCAGAGGAAACACAAAGTTTTAGCACATATCCAGGTGCGCATACCACAAGCTCTTTTCAACCTCCACAAGCGGGGCAAGCAACTCAGTCCAGTCAAAATCCAACAACAAGTTTCTACACAACGCGTTCATCTTGGTATGACAACCAACACGCTCAGCAATTTTCTCAAACACCAGCAATGGCTTCTGAGCCTAAGAAAAAACGCTCAGTAGGACTTACCACTGCATTGGCTCTCTCGCTTGTCGCAGCTATTTCTGCTGGTACTATCACTGGGGTTTATGTTGCGCACAATACCCAAAGCTCAGATGACCACAGTAATGTTGTCGCTAATCTAAAACAATCATCAGATACAAAAGACGCTAAGCAAGTATCTGCGAATGCCACACCTGGTTCCGTTGAAGCGGTATCAGCAAAAGTATTGCCTTCGGTGGTATCAATCCGCGTTACTACCCAAAACCAAATGGGTGAGGGATCAGGTTCTATCATTTCTGAAGATGGTTATGTATTAACCAATAACCATGTGATTGATGCTGCTAAAAATACTCAAGCAAAAATTACTGTTTCCCTTAATGATGGCACAGAATATGACGCAGAATTAGTTGCAGGCGACCCAAATACAGATGTCGCAGTCATCAAAATGAAAGATGCCTCTGGCTTGCCAACAATTAGCTTTGGCGACTCTGATTCTGTTGCCGTCGGGCAGGAAGTGGTTGCTGTCGGATCGCCACTAGGACTATCCGCTACGGTTACCTCAGGCATTGTGTCAGCGCTTAACCGACCAGTACGTGCCGGCGGAACTGAAACTGGACAATCATCGCTTATCGACGCAATCCAAACCGACGCAGCCATCAATATGGGTAACTCAGGTGGTCCTCTGGTGGATATGAATGGCAATATCATTGGGATGAACTCGGTCATTGCTTCTACAAGTACGGCAAGCAATGAAGCAGGTTCAATTGGTATTGGTTTTGCTATTCCTGCTAATTTTGCGCGACGAGTAGCAACGCAATTAATTGAAACTGGCCAGGCGACACAACCAATGATTGGTATTCAGGTATTGCCTAATTCGCCTGTTGCTGGTGCAGTTATTGCTGAGGTAAGTAGCGGTGGGCCAGGTGAGAAAGCAAAATTGAAGGCTGGCGAAATTATTACCGCGATGAATGGTAAGCGGATAGACAGTGCAGATGCGCTTATCGCTGCAGTGCGTAGTAGCGATTTTGGTGAAAAAATTACTCTTACAGTTGCTGATGAGCAAGGAAATAATCCTCGTGATGTGGAGCTTACTCTTACAAGCGAGTAG
- a CDS encoding molybdenum cofactor biosynthesis protein B: MSIRANNDDSHDLRTTESYLANLEEQEPDASFFQTNEAQQDAVVTPRRALVVLVSDHIIGSGKDTDRVCAELLAEGGFVVDGTVMVKNKRSQIRKAIETAVIGGVDLVLTVGGTGVGPRDKTPQVTQELLDHDVPGIAQALRSSGLACGAVDACTSRGVSGVSGSTVVVNLAASRAAIRDGMATLMPLVHHLIDQLRYSTMD; this comes from the coding sequence ATGAGTATCCGCGCCAATAATGATGATTCGCATGATCTTCGTACCACAGAATCTTATTTAGCTAATTTGGAGGAACAAGAGCCAGACGCTTCATTCTTCCAAACTAATGAAGCACAACAAGATGCTGTAGTAACTCCACGTCGAGCCTTAGTGGTGTTAGTGAGCGATCACATTATTGGCTCGGGGAAAGACACCGATCGGGTCTGTGCTGAATTACTAGCAGAAGGCGGATTCGTCGTCGACGGAACAGTGATGGTCAAGAATAAGCGTTCTCAAATCAGAAAAGCAATTGAAACAGCTGTGATTGGAGGAGTGGATCTTGTCCTGACTGTTGGTGGTACCGGCGTAGGGCCTAGGGACAAAACTCCACAAGTAACTCAAGAATTACTCGATCACGATGTTCCAGGCATTGCTCAGGCATTGCGCTCATCGGGATTAGCCTGTGGGGCAGTAGACGCTTGTACCTCAAGAGGCGTGTCAGGAGTCTCTGGATCGACTGTCGTTGTGAATCTTGCTGCTTCACGTGCTGCTATTCGTGATGGTATGGCAACGCTTATGCCACTGGTACACCATCTCATTGACCAATTACGCTATTCGACGATGGACTGA
- a CDS encoding GDSL-type esterase/lipase family protein: MNKSSFLRKASSLGAAALVGFGLTLSSAPVVSANPAPQLPVPSVSQLAGMLPNSSTPPAGAQQIVTFGDSFTATGGTVPGQAPQTEKGYQFKPTCAKDVRNWPHSAAAAAGKSLADWSCNGTGGMIPIFEVQAYVEQAIAAGNIGPGTEKVVFMYGGMDAVQWVDVAAGLQAAGNIPESEFTRMYGAIKNRIAQAAPGAQVVVAAYPEFVTNDKLCLVNPDPHNPIPLPAPGGDQIQNGLRNSLKHAAQVNGLQFIDTLELTRGHGTCNPDPNQRYVAGTFDPGAPSTMPAHPTVVGGIEIGKIIAKELYR, from the coding sequence ATGAACAAGTCTAGTTTCCTACGCAAAGCATCTTCTCTTGGTGCTGCAGCTCTAGTTGGTTTCGGTCTCACACTTTCAAGTGCTCCTGTTGTTTCTGCTAACCCTGCCCCACAGCTACCTGTTCCTAGCGTCTCTCAGCTAGCAGGTATGCTTCCTAATTCAAGCACCCCTCCAGCTGGTGCTCAGCAGATTGTTACTTTTGGTGATTCTTTCACCGCTACTGGTGGTACTGTCCCTGGACAAGCTCCACAGACTGAAAAAGGCTACCAGTTCAAGCCAACCTGTGCTAAAGATGTTCGTAACTGGCCTCACTCAGCTGCTGCAGCTGCAGGCAAGTCTCTTGCAGACTGGTCTTGCAATGGTACCGGCGGCATGATTCCCATCTTTGAGGTTCAGGCATATGTAGAGCAGGCTATTGCAGCAGGAAACATCGGACCTGGTACTGAGAAGGTTGTTTTCATGTACGGCGGTATGGATGCTGTCCAATGGGTTGATGTTGCTGCTGGTCTTCAAGCTGCAGGAAACATTCCGGAATCTGAATTCACCAGAATGTATGGCGCAATCAAGAACCGCATTGCTCAAGCTGCACCAGGTGCACAGGTTGTTGTTGCAGCATACCCAGAGTTCGTAACAAACGATAAACTCTGCTTAGTAAACCCAGATCCACATAACCCAATTCCTCTTCCAGCTCCAGGTGGCGACCAAATTCAGAATGGTCTCCGTAACTCTCTCAAGCATGCTGCTCAGGTTAATGGTCTACAGTTCATTGATACTCTTGAGCTAACTCGTGGACATGGCACCTGTAACCCAGATCCAAACCAACGTTATGTTGCTGGTACTTTCGATCCAGGCGCTCCTTCTACCATGCCTGCTCACCCAACCGTAGTTGGTGGAATTGAGATCGGAAAGATTATCGCTAAAGAGCTTTACCGCTAA
- a CDS encoding siderophore-interacting protein → MPRNSRQIDISPISVRELEVLRIEDLTTGMRRIIFGGSQLGEHTYRNFLVPALKSTGFDDDVRLIFPHPTTGERPRPEPDADGRLQWDAQVKDLFRTYTVQHWDPEAQELSIDFAHHSMGLAQEWSQQATPGDKLWVAGPKNSMSLPCHTDWLLLIGDETALPAISRCLAELPDGHPTWVFIEVATEEHILTLESNADVHLQWAIRDQEQNCASILAQALDDDIFPKGVPYIWAAGETSKLRELRTLAKNFDAPKEHQDFTGYWRYSDAQKNDEGIVEGGGYSIMEKLHELSELAPAFALRAALNLDIFTIIGQQKSQEISVSALSNAAGTHLDSAWRFFRYLGSLDLLELSDNDDPTQQTVKLTALSRELADVDSHLTKHLRGPAHLRALSLLNLEDTLRTGMPTQISPWEVAKANNPLTHDDYLQHLAERAHWLAPAIAQLFPPHSLSTVVICGSSAHIFADEFLRATPNIRATLIGAPSEITFMRRQSTQFQEQQCTFLAYSPDEVELFDAHLSQLELNAETTAVILVDPFAMPDAQEMFRQLQRHLHHAWIITDIMTHNDSEEHQYEEDLIRLSTEGTRVPTHADITNLLTTHGWDITHSQPIGWSSHALKVQK, encoded by the coding sequence ATGCCACGTAATAGTCGTCAGATAGATATTTCCCCCATTAGCGTACGCGAGCTGGAGGTTCTTCGCATTGAAGACCTCACCACAGGTATGCGGCGCATTATTTTTGGCGGATCACAATTAGGCGAACATACTTATCGAAATTTCTTAGTTCCTGCTCTCAAGAGCACAGGTTTCGATGATGATGTTCGCCTTATTTTTCCACACCCTACAACTGGTGAACGCCCCAGACCAGAACCCGATGCAGATGGTCGGTTGCAATGGGACGCTCAGGTAAAAGACCTATTCCGTACATACACCGTCCAGCATTGGGATCCCGAGGCACAAGAATTAAGCATTGATTTTGCCCATCATTCAATGGGGTTGGCACAAGAGTGGTCACAACAAGCAACCCCAGGAGATAAGCTCTGGGTTGCTGGCCCCAAAAACAGTATGTCACTTCCTTGCCACACCGACTGGCTATTACTCATTGGTGATGAAACTGCGTTGCCAGCCATCTCTCGTTGCTTAGCAGAGCTTCCCGACGGGCATCCAACCTGGGTATTCATTGAAGTAGCAACAGAAGAACACATCCTTACCCTAGAAAGTAATGCTGATGTTCATCTTCAATGGGCAATTCGTGACCAAGAACAAAACTGCGCCAGCATACTAGCACAGGCTCTCGACGATGACATTTTTCCTAAAGGAGTGCCGTATATCTGGGCCGCCGGCGAAACCAGCAAACTGAGAGAACTACGTACTCTGGCCAAGAATTTTGATGCGCCAAAAGAACACCAAGATTTCACTGGTTATTGGCGATATAGCGATGCGCAGAAAAATGATGAGGGCATCGTCGAAGGCGGCGGATACAGTATTATGGAAAAGCTCCATGAACTATCGGAGCTGGCACCTGCCTTTGCATTACGCGCTGCACTTAATTTAGATATCTTCACTATTATTGGGCAACAAAAGTCGCAGGAAATTTCTGTTAGTGCACTAAGCAATGCAGCAGGCACCCATCTTGATAGCGCCTGGCGTTTCTTTAGGTATTTAGGCTCATTAGATTTATTGGAGCTATCCGACAACGATGATCCTACTCAGCAAACCGTAAAATTAACTGCACTTAGCCGAGAACTAGCTGATGTTGATTCTCATTTAACAAAGCATTTACGCGGTCCGGCACACTTACGTGCGCTGTCGTTACTCAATCTTGAAGATACACTGCGCACTGGTATGCCAACGCAGATTTCCCCTTGGGAGGTAGCGAAAGCCAACAACCCACTCACTCATGACGATTACCTCCAGCACCTTGCTGAACGAGCGCATTGGTTAGCTCCTGCGATCGCACAACTCTTCCCCCCACATTCCCTCTCCACAGTAGTTATCTGTGGTTCAAGCGCCCATATTTTTGCTGATGAGTTTTTACGCGCCACACCAAATATACGTGCAACCTTGATCGGAGCTCCCAGCGAAATTACATTCATGCGTCGCCAAAGCACTCAGTTTCAAGAGCAACAATGCACTTTCTTGGCATACAGTCCTGATGAAGTAGAGCTTTTCGACGCTCATCTATCTCAATTAGAGTTGAACGCAGAAACTACTGCAGTTATCTTGGTAGATCCTTTTGCTATGCCTGATGCACAAGAAATGTTTAGGCAGCTGCAACGCCACCTTCACCATGCGTGGATCATCACAGACATTATGACCCACAATGACAGCGAGGAGCACCAATATGAAGAAGATCTCATTCGTCTGTCCACTGAAGGCACGCGAGTACCAACACATGCTGACATCACGAATCTACTTACCACTCATGGTTGGGACATAACACACTCTCAGCCCATTGGTTGGAGTAGCCACGCACTAAAAGTGCAAAAATGA
- the mscL gene encoding large conductance mechanosensitive channel protein MscL: MLKGFKDFILRGNVIELAVAVVIGSAFTAIVNAFTENLINPLIASFGGADVSGLGFAIRAGNDATFLDFGAVITAAINFLIIAAVVYFILVAPMNKLAALQAKRKGVEEDKAAPASIEAELLTEIRDMLKEQKLQ; this comes from the coding sequence ATGTTAAAAGGATTTAAGGACTTTATCCTTCGCGGTAATGTTATTGAGCTAGCAGTTGCTGTTGTTATTGGTTCTGCTTTCACAGCAATCGTTAACGCCTTTACTGAGAACCTCATCAACCCACTCATTGCGTCATTCGGTGGTGCAGATGTCAGCGGTCTTGGTTTTGCTATCCGTGCTGGTAACGATGCAACTTTCCTAGACTTCGGTGCAGTTATCACTGCTGCAATTAATTTCCTCATCATCGCAGCAGTCGTTTACTTCATTCTTGTTGCTCCAATGAATAAACTTGCTGCGCTACAGGCAAAACGCAAAGGCGTAGAAGAAGACAAAGCAGCTCCTGCTTCTATTGAGGCAGAACTCTTGACTGAGATTCGCGATATGCTCAAAGAGCAAAAATTGCAGTAA
- a CDS encoding SAF domain-containing protein: MNLHFRFFEDLRNPGYRRSMALRRLLACSLVVLALCFAIQENRDDKATVIITTREIEAGHSLSARDITQIHIPHEFLPDNALSLPTEALGRISAHALPKGSMISQFNFISSDLTAHISKKHTVDADTESAEGAESAEEIEQFDERYNMVPINLADPTVAGLLVHGDTVSVISVSTDNGAHEEKVIATGAKVIFSANAQSDKKFAQPGTVLIALPEQEAQTVAAASLASPLTLIVTGERAQLS, translated from the coding sequence ATGAATCTGCATTTTCGATTTTTTGAGGATTTACGCAACCCTGGTTATCGCCGCTCTATGGCGCTTCGACGGCTATTAGCATGCAGCCTTGTTGTACTAGCACTATGTTTTGCCATACAAGAAAATCGTGATGATAAAGCAACAGTTATCATTACCACTAGAGAAATAGAGGCTGGTCATAGCCTATCAGCCAGAGATATAACGCAAATACACATACCACATGAGTTTCTCCCGGACAATGCATTGTCTCTTCCAACTGAAGCCCTCGGGCGAATTAGCGCGCACGCACTCCCCAAGGGCAGTATGATTTCCCAATTTAATTTCATCTCCTCTGATCTGACCGCTCACATAAGTAAGAAACATACTGTCGACGCAGATACTGAGAGTGCGGAAGGTGCTGAAAGTGCTGAGGAAATCGAGCAATTTGATGAGAGATATAACATGGTTCCGATTAATCTTGCTGACCCAACTGTGGCAGGACTGCTTGTACATGGCGATACTGTCTCCGTGATTAGTGTGAGCACTGATAATGGAGCACACGAAGAAAAAGTTATTGCAACTGGCGCCAAGGTAATCTTCAGTGCCAATGCACAAAGTGACAAAAAATTCGCCCAACCCGGTACAGTCTTGATCGCGTTACCCGAGCAAGAAGCACAAACTGTAGCAGCTGCCTCTTTAGCTAGCCCGCTGACGCTTATTGTTACTGGTGAACGCGCACAGCTTTCGTAA
- a CDS encoding 5-formyltetrahydrofolate cyclo-ligase, with protein MTSPLSDTTIDTAKKALRTELRIKRKTMSPIVRAIANARIIEQLCTLITRNNYTRIAAYCPGEKEPGGVELLKNLDTYVDELWLPLSRSQFQLEWALYQGSEYLRVGKHNIYEPMGKSFSSEILHALDLIIVPALGATPHGHRLGQGGGYYDRAMKNISTPQVMLLFASEIRSDIPIADHDICIKKIISA; from the coding sequence ATGACTTCCCCACTATCCGATACAACTATTGATACTGCTAAAAAAGCCCTGCGAACTGAATTGCGTATCAAGAGAAAAACCATGTCTCCGATCGTTCGTGCGATTGCCAATGCACGTATCATCGAGCAATTATGCACACTAATCACTCGCAACAATTACACGCGTATTGCCGCGTATTGCCCCGGAGAAAAAGAACCTGGTGGAGTTGAGTTACTAAAAAACCTCGACACATATGTCGACGAGCTCTGGTTACCGCTCTCGCGGTCACAGTTCCAATTAGAATGGGCACTATACCAAGGCAGTGAGTACCTGCGTGTAGGTAAGCATAATATCTATGAGCCAATGGGAAAAAGTTTCTCCAGTGAGATTCTTCATGCGTTAGATCTCATCATCGTTCCAGCTCTTGGCGCCACTCCTCACGGGCACCGGCTTGGTCAAGGTGGTGGCTACTATGATCGTGCAATGAAAAACATATCCACCCCACAAGTCATGCTGCTATTCGCCTCGGAAATACGATCTGATATTCCCATTGCAGATCACGACATTTGCATTAAAAAAATCATTTCAGCTTAA
- a CDS encoding UTP--glucose-1-phosphate uridylyltransferase, translating to MIMPESEKQHAVKTVIVPAAGMGTRFLPATKTVPKELLPVVDTPGIELIAEEAAQLGAQRLAVITAPNKQEVLEHFKSFPELERTLDERGKVEQLAKVRRAKELIEPVSVLQEKPLGLGHAVSLAESILDDDEDVVAVMLPDDLVLPFGVVEKMAEVRKELGGSVLCAFEVPKEDVYNYGVFDVESAGYDGPLTVKRVCGMVEKPAVKDAPSNFVATGRYLLDRCIFDALRRITPGAGGELQLTDAIALLIEQGHPVHIVVHDGKRHDLGNPGGYIPAVVDFGLSHPIYGDHLKKTLRDLLVEHEAL from the coding sequence ATGATTATGCCTGAATCGGAAAAGCAACACGCTGTTAAAACAGTAATTGTGCCAGCTGCTGGTATGGGAACTCGGTTCCTACCAGCGACAAAGACTGTGCCAAAGGAGTTGCTACCAGTTGTTGATACCCCAGGTATTGAACTCATTGCAGAAGAAGCGGCTCAGCTAGGTGCACAGCGTCTGGCTGTCATTACAGCACCAAATAAGCAAGAAGTGCTTGAGCATTTCAAGTCTTTCCCCGAACTTGAGCGCACCTTGGATGAACGAGGTAAAGTTGAACAACTTGCCAAGGTCAGGAGGGCAAAAGAACTTATTGAGCCAGTATCGGTGTTGCAAGAAAAACCTTTAGGGTTAGGTCATGCAGTGAGCTTGGCGGAAAGTATCCTTGACGATGACGAAGATGTTGTTGCAGTTATGCTTCCCGATGATCTCGTTTTGCCGTTTGGCGTGGTAGAGAAAATGGCTGAGGTGCGTAAAGAGCTAGGCGGCAGCGTACTATGCGCTTTTGAGGTGCCTAAAGAAGATGTCTATAACTATGGCGTGTTTGACGTCGAATCTGCTGGTTATGATGGTCCGTTAACTGTAAAACGTGTATGCGGTATGGTAGAAAAGCCTGCGGTCAAGGACGCTCCGTCTAACTTTGTAGCGACTGGACGTTACCTTCTTGATCGTTGTATTTTTGATGCTTTACGACGTATCACCCCTGGTGCCGGTGGTGAATTGCAGCTTACCGACGCAATTGCTTTGCTTATCGAACAAGGACATCCTGTGCATATTGTGGTTCACGACGGAAAGCGTCATGACCTGGGTAATCCTGGTGGTTATATTCCTGCGGTAGTGGATTTTGGTTTGTCCCACCCCATATATGGTGATCACTTGAAGAAAACATTGCGGGATTTATTGGTGGAGCATGAGGCACTATAA